The Calypte anna isolate BGI_N300 chromosome 20, bCalAnn1_v1.p, whole genome shotgun sequence genome includes a region encoding these proteins:
- the MC3R gene encoding melanocortin receptor 3, whose product MNNTHLAFSFQPVLLNVTEDFNDSILNNRSSDGFCEQVFIKAEVFLTLGIISLLENILVILAVLKNGNLHSPMYFFLCSLAVADMLVSMSNALETIMIAILSNGYLIIDDHFIQHMDNVFDSMICISLVASICNLLVIAIDRYITIFYALRYHSIMTVKKALTLIVVIWIACIICGIIFIAYSESKTVIVCLITMFFTMLFLMASLYVHMFLFARLHVKRIAALPVDGVPSQRTCMKGAVTITILLGVFIVCWAPFFLHLILIISCPMNPYCVCYTSHFNTYLVLIMCNSVIDPLIYAFRSLEMRKTFKEIVCCCSGMSVGQCML is encoded by the coding sequence ATGAATAACACACACTTGGCATTTTCATTTCAACCTGTGCTGCTTAATGTCACTGAAGACTTCAATGACTCCATTCTGAACAACAGAAGCAGCGATGGATTTTGTGAGCAGGTCTTCATAAAAGCAGAGGTCTTCTTGACTTTAGGGATCATCAGCCTACTGGAAAACATCCTGGTCATTCTTGCAGTGCTGAAGAATGGAAACCTGCATTCTCCCatgtatttcttcctctgtaGCTTGGCTGTAGCAGATATGTTAGTGAGCATGTCAAATGCCTTGGAGACTATAATGATTGCAATCCTGAGCAACGGCTATTTGATCATTGATGACCACTTTATCCAGCATATGGACAATGTTTTTGACTCAATGATCTGTATATCTTTGGTAGCCTCAATTTGCAACCTCTTGGTTATAGCCATTGACAGGTACATAACTATTTTCTATGCTCTCCGTTACCACAGTATCATGACTGTGAAGAAAGCTTTAACCCTGATTGTGGTCATTTGGATTGCTTGTATCATCTGTGGCATCATATTTATCGCCTactcagaaagcaaaactgtCATTGTCTGTCTCATCACTATGTTCTTTACCATGCTCTTTCTTATGGCCTCCCTTTATGTCCACATGTTCTTGTTTGCACGCCTGCACGTTAAGCGGATCGCGGCCCTGCCTGTGGACGGGGTGCCCTCCCAGCGCACCTGCATGAAGGGAGCTGTCACCATCACTATATTACTAGGGGTCTTCATTGTTTGCTGGGcaccttttttccttcacctCATCCTCATCATCTCTTGCCCAATGAATCCATACTGTGTCTGCTACACTTCACACTTTAATACCTATCTGGTTTTGATAATGTGCAATTCGGTCATTGATCCACTCATTTATGCTTTCCGGAgtctggagatgagaaagacTTTCAAAGAAATTGTATGTTGCTGTTCTGGCATGAGTGTGGGACAGTGCATGCTGTGA